The sequence CCAGAAACCCCGGAGAGTCGGAGTTTCATCAGGCAGTGAAAGAGGTTCTGGACACCTTGGGACCAGTCCTTGTGAAGCACCCCGAGTACGCCGAACAGAAAATCATCGAGAGAATATGCGAACCCGAGCGCCAGATAATCTTCCGTGTTCCTTGGGTTGATGACAAAAACGAAGTGCAGATCAACCGCGGCTTCCGTGTGCAGTTCAACAGCGCCCTCGGACCTTACAAAGGCGGGCTGAGGTTCCATGAATCGGTTTATCTCGGAATCATCAAATTCCTCGGCTTCGAGCAGATCTTCAAAAACGCCCTTACAGGTCTCCCCATTGGCGGCGGCAAAGGCGGTTCGGACTTTGATCCCAAAGGCAAATCCGATCACGAAATAATGCGCTTCTGTCAGAGCTTCATGACCGAGCTTCACCGTCACATCGGCGAATATACCGATGTGCCCGCAGGGGACATCGGCGTGGGCGGACGTGAGATAGGCTATCTCTTCGGTCAGTATAAAAGGCTCACCAATCGCTACGAATCAGGCGTTCTCACAGGAAAAGGGCTCTGCTACGGCGGCTCCAAGGTGCGCACGGAGGCAACAGGTTACGGCGCTGTTTTCTTTGTGGATGAAATGCTGAAAACAAGAAAAGAAAGCTTTGAAGGCAAAACCTGCGTTGTTTCAGGTTCAGGAAACGTTGCCATCTACACCATAGAAAAAATTCACGAACTCGGCGGCAGGGTCGTTGCACTTTCCGATTCCGGCGGCGTGATTTACCATGAAAAGGGCATAGACCTTGAGCTTGTTCAGCAGCTTAAGGAAGTTGAAAGAAGAAGAATAAAGGATTACTGCGCATACCACAAGGACGCTGTCTACCGTGAAAAAGGCAACATATGGGAGATACCCTGTCAGGTTGCCATGCCCTCCGCCACTCAGAATGAGCTTAACGGCAAAGACGCGCAGATACTCGTCAAAAACGGTCTCCTCGCCATAGGTGAAGGCGCCAACATGCCCACCACCCCCGAAGGCGTTAAGGTGTTCATTGACTCGGGCATTCTCTACGGTCCCGGCAAGGCTGCAAATGCCGGCGGTGTAGCCACATCCGCCCTTGAGATGCAGCAGAACGCAAGCCGTGACTCATGGAATTTCGAGTATACGGAAGAGCGTCTGCGTAATATAATGAAGAATATCCACACGGACGTAATGACCGCTGCGGACGAATACGGCTCACCCGGGAACTATGTGACAGGCGCGAACATCGCAGGCTTCAAAAAAGTCGCCAACGCTATGCTCGCCATGGGAATCATATAACTTAAAACATCCAAGGGGAGGTCTTTCACGGCTTCCCCGAACCTTTTAAGGATGCGGATGAACGCTAAGCAGGAAAGGGTAAAAACCGGTCTCAGCGGGCTGGATTCTGTTATCGACAGCCTCCGCATCGGAGACAATGTGGTGTGGAATGTTCCGTCCTTTGCGGAATACGCGGCATTCGTGCGCCCTTTTATCCGTCAGGCGCAAAAAGACGGCAGAAAGCTCTGCTATATCCGCTTTGCCGACCACCCTCCTCTTATCGAGAATGACGAAGCTGAGGTTTTCAGCCTTGAGGCGGACATAGGCTTCGGTCAGTTCGCCGAACATGCCTGCCGTATAATAAAGGCTCAGGGCAGGCGCACCTTCTATATTTTCGACTGTCTTTCGTATCTGCTCTCCTCATGGGCTTCCGACAACTCAGTGGCAAACTTCTTCCGCATAATCTGCCCCTATCTCTACAAGCTTGATACCGTGGCGTTTTTCGCAGTCTACAAAAACCATCACTCCTTTGAAACCATCAGCCGCATACGTGAAACCACACAGGTAATGATTGAACTCTACAATGACGGAACAAGCCTTTATGCCCACCCTCAGAAGGTTTTTGAACGCACAAGCCCCACAATGTTCCTTCCCCACAGGTTTGACAATGCTGAGGTTTTCACCCCTGTGAAGAACAGCCTTGAGGCAACAAGCCTGTTCCGCACACTCTGCACTGCGCCGGGAGCCGGCATAAGACGGGCAATGGACGCTTGGGACAGGGAATTCATAAGGGCGGAGGCTCTCCTCGGCACTAACAAGGAAACTGAAAAAAACGCGGCGAAGGAGAAGCTGGTCAGCATGCTCATGGGAAAGGATCAGCGGATAATCTACCTCATAAACCGTCATTTCAGCCTGTCCGATATGCTGGAGATAAAAAACCGCATGATAGGCACAGGCTGCATAGGGGGCAAATCCGTCGGTTTTCTTCTGGCGAGAAAAATTCTTGATAACAGGCAGGGCAGACCATATGAAAAATACATGGAACCTCATGATTCCTTCTACATAGGCTCGGATGTCTTCCACTCGTTCATAGTCCACAACGGCTGGTGGGGGCTCCTTATGGAACAAAAAACCCCCGAAGGCTATTTCAGGGCGGGCAGCAGACTTGAGAGGCTTTTCCCCGAAGGCGGGCTTCCTCCCGAGA is a genomic window of Geovibrio thiophilus containing:
- the gdhA gene encoding NADP-specific glutamate dehydrogenase; amino-acid sequence: MTRIMHEKIESIYKQVIARNPGESEFHQAVKEVLDTLGPVLVKHPEYAEQKIIERICEPERQIIFRVPWVDDKNEVQINRGFRVQFNSALGPYKGGLRFHESVYLGIIKFLGFEQIFKNALTGLPIGGGKGGSDFDPKGKSDHEIMRFCQSFMTELHRHIGEYTDVPAGDIGVGGREIGYLFGQYKRLTNRYESGVLTGKGLCYGGSKVRTEATGYGAVFFVDEMLKTRKESFEGKTCVVSGSGNVAIYTIEKIHELGGRVVALSDSGGVIYHEKGIDLELVQQLKEVERRRIKDYCAYHKDAVYREKGNIWEIPCQVAMPSATQNELNGKDAQILVKNGLLAIGEGANMPTTPEGVKVFIDSGILYGPGKAANAGGVATSALEMQQNASRDSWNFEYTEERLRNIMKNIHTDVMTAADEYGSPGNYVTGANIAGFKKVANAMLAMGII